Part of the Streptomyces sp. NBC_01408 genome is shown below.
TCCGCGCTCCTCGACCTGCTCGCCGGCACCCTCAAGATGATCACCCACAAGCCGGTGGTCCGGATCGGCCGCCTCGCCGGCCAGTTCGGCAAGCCGCGCTCGCGTCCCACCGAGCTGGTGGACGGCATCGAACTCCCGGTGTTCCGCGGTCACATGGTCAACGGGCCCGAGGCCAGTCTCGCCGAGCGCATCCCCGACCCGCACCGGCTGCTGGCCGGCTACGAGGCCGCCTCCCAGGCCATGGCCCATCTCGGCTGGACGGACCCGGCCCGCCGGTCCGGGATCTGCCCGCCGGTGTGGACCAGCCACGAGGCACTGCTCCTCGACTACGAACTGCCCATGCTGCGCTGGGACGAGGAGGGCAGCCCGCTGCTGACCTCCACCCACTTCCCGTGGATCGGCGAGCGCACCCGGCAGATCGACGGCGCCCACGTGGACACGCTCGCCGGCGTGGTCAACCCGGTGGCCTGCAAGGTCGGCCCCTCGATGGACCCGGAGGAGCTGATCGAGCTGTGCCGGCGCCTCGACCCCTGGCGCGAGGCGGGCCGCCTCACCCTCATCGCGCGCATGGGCGCCGACCAGGTCGGCGAACGGCTGCCCGAGCTGGTGG
Proteins encoded:
- a CDS encoding 3-deoxy-7-phosphoheptulonate synthase, coding for MVTASLTVRKETARQQPDWADNPELPKVREQLSERPALVNAGDVRRLRSHLARVAVGEAFVVQAGDCAEDPSECDAGYIARKSALLDLLAGTLKMITHKPVVRIGRLAGQFGKPRSRPTELVDGIELPVFRGHMVNGPEASLAERIPDPHRLLAGYEAASQAMAHLGWTDPARRSGICPPVWTSHEALLLDYELPMLRWDEEGSPLLTSTHFPWIGERTRQIDGAHVDTLAGVVNPVACKVGPSMDPEELIELCRRLDPWREAGRLTLIARMGADQVGERLPELVDAVRQAGHPVIWLTDPMHGNTVTAPGGLKTRLVDTVVEEVRGFQEAVVRGGGVAGGLHLETTPDPVTECASGAGHLDGVGETYTSFCDPRLNPHQAYAVVSQWRA